A segment of the Longimicrobium sp. genome:
CGGCGGTCCTCCAGCCGGAGCAGCTCGGCCGCGCGCGTCAGGTCCGCGCCGGAGAGCTGGGTCCGCTGCGCGGCGGCGGGGTGCGCCGCCAGGCCGGGACAGGCGATTGAAATCGCGGCAACAACGGCCCGAAGTCCCTTCGGGACTGCGGCCCAGGCGTTTGCGCGGATGGACCGGATTCCGGTGGGGAGCATCCTCATCTTCACTCCGTTCCGCGGAAGGCGGCGATCAGCCCGGGCGGCAGGCGCACGGGCGTGCCGCCTCGGTCGATGGCGATCAGGTCGGTGCGCGCGCTCACCAGGCGCTTCGTCTCGTCGCCGTCGACGCGCAGGATCTCGTAGTCGAAGCTCACCCCGCGCGAGCGCACGGCGGCCAGCGTGGTCACCACGCGCACCAGGTCGTCGTACTTCGCCGAGGCGTGGTAGCGGAGGTTGACCTCCGTCACGGCAAGGAGGACGCCCTGCCGCTCCAGGTCGGCGTACGAGCGCCACAGCCGGCGGATCAGCTCCGTGCGCCCGATCTCGCACCACGGCAGGTAGTTGGCGTGATGGATGATGCCCATCTGGTCGGTTTCGGAGTAGCGGGCGCGGAACTCGACCGTGCACGACGGGGCGGCGGGCGTCATCGACCGGAAAGCCGTTGGGGGATGGAGACCGGGATCGGGCGGGGGATTCTACCCGCGCGGGCGCCGGCATGTCAAACGAAAGCGGGGCCGCGGCTTGTGCGCGCCGGCGGACGGCGATTCACCGGGAAGCGGCGCACCACCGTGGGCCGCGCGGAACGATCCTCTTGTTACGAATCGTGTGGATGCCTATGCTTTGCCCGCCCCCGCAGGATCGACGCTCACCACTCGCCCATCCCGAAAGGTCTCCAGCGATGAACAAATCCGAGCTCGTCCAGGCGCTGGCCGCGCGCAGCGGCCTCAACAAGGGCCAGGCCGCGCGCGTCGTCGACGCGCTGTTCGACGTGGAGGAAGGCCTCATCTCGCAGGCGCTCCGCGACGGCAACAAGGTCCAGATCACCGGCTTCGGCAGCTTCGAGACCAAGCACCGCGCGGCTCGGACGGGAAGGAACCCGCGCACGGGGAAGGAGATCAGCATCGCCGCGTCCACCTCGCCGGCGTTCCGCGGAGGCAAGGGGCTGAAGGACGCGCTCTCGACCACCAGCTGAGCGCGGCCGCCTCCCATCCAGTACAGGGGCGGGGATGCTTGTCGCGTCCGGAGGCGCGGCCTAGCTTCCCCGCCCCATGAGCGAAAAGCCCGTCTACGTCGTTTCCGACACCCACCTGGGCGCCGTTCCCGCCGAGACCGAGCGCGCCTTCCGCGGCTTCCTGGACCACGTCGCGTCCGAGGCGCAGTCGCTCCTCATCAACGGCGACCTGTTCGACTTCTGGTTCGAGTACCGCACCGTCATCCTGCGCGAGCACTACCGCACCGTGGCCAAGCTGGCCGACGTGGTCGACGCGGGGGTGAAGGTGTGGTTCGTGGGCGGCAACCACGACGCGTGGGCGGGAAGCTTCCTGCGCGACGAGGTGGGCGTGGAGCTGCTGGAGGGGCCGGCGGAGCTGCTGCTGGCGGGACGCCGCACGCTGGTGGCGCACGGCGACGGCGTGGGGAAGGGAGACTTCAAGTACCGCGCGCTGAAGGCCGTCATCCGCCACCCCATCTCCGTGGGGGCCTTCCGCATCCTGCACCCCGACCTGGGGCGGCGGATCGCCGGCGCGGCCTCGAGCACCGAGCACAAGGCCGGCAACGGCGACGCGGCGGCGCGCGGGCGGGCGGCGTTCATCCGCCGCTGGGCCGAGGAGCGGCTCCGCGCGGACCCGGGGCTCCAGCTCGTCCTGGCCGGCCACGCCCACGTCGCCACGGTGGAAGAGGTCGAGCCCGGCCGATTCTATGTCAACTCCGGAGACTGGCTGCACGACTTCAATTACGTCGTCCTCCCCCCGGGCGGGGGTCCGCCCGAGCTGCGCGCCTGGCCGAAGCCCGCGCCGCGGCTACTTCCAGAAGGCGGATAGCACCCCGCTCAGCAGCACCCCCACCAGCGCCGACCCCACCGCGCTGGCCACCCACAGGTAGAACCCCGTCCCCAGCCGGCGCGTGCTGTAGCCCACCAGGTGCTGCGCCGCCTCGAGCGCCCGCAGCCGCGGATAGCGGTAGCGGATCGTTCCGTCGGCGTCCTCGTCCGCCGCGGGAATGGCGCGGATCAGCCGCGCGCCCTCCGGCAGCACGATGGCCACCGACAGCATCTCGCACGCGACGTTGAAGATCTGCCAGTCGGTGAACGCCACCGTCCGCTCCAGCGCCCGCGAGCTGGAGATGGCGCGCACCGCCGTCTCGTACGAGTAGCCGAACGCGTACCTCCCGCCGCGCGGCACCGGGTTCCGCAGCCGCACCTCCAGCACGCTCGTGCCGTTGTCCGCCGCGTCCAGCCGGAACTCCAGCCCGCCCTGCGCGTCCGACGCCCGCGCCTCGGCGATCTCGCCGTGCTGCGCCTGGATGTTGTAGTACCACATCGACGCCGCCACGGGCCCCGTCGTCTCCAGCTCGCAGGCGAACTCGAAGCGCGCGCGCTGGGGATCGGGAAGGAGCGTCACCCGCACGTCGGCGTGGTGGAGGCGAAAGCCCGCGTCGAGGTTCGCCTGCCGGAACTCGACGGGCGAGGACGCCTGGAGCGGCCCGAACAGGGGCACCTGCCTGGGATCGTTCATCGTCGGGGAGCCGGGGTCGAGGGTGAATGCTCGATCAGGGGAAAAACGAAGGGCCGGTATTACCGGCCCCCGCCGCCAGCCCCGCCGGGCTGGCAGATGACGATCCCCTTGACACCCATGGCTCCCTCCCTGGAGTTGGTGTTGGACGTAGTATACATGATCGCGGGCCTTTCGTAAAGGGGTTGAATCCGAGTTTCGAATCCGCTGGGTCGAGACGGGGTCAGCCCCAGCCCAGCGCCTCCATCAGCCACTCGCGCCAGGACCGCGGCTGCGCACGATAGACGACGGTGACGGTCACAGTTTCCAGCGGGCGCAGCGCGCGCACCCGCCACGCGACGCCGCCCGCCGCGGCGCCCGCGGACGCGGGGATGGCGGCCAGGTACTCCGCCCCGGGCGGCAGCTCCACGCACAGGTGCAGCACGGCGCAGGGGATGTTGAAGATGAACCAGTCGGCGAAGGTGACGGTGCGGCTCGCGCCCTCCGGCGCCACCACGGTGCGGATGGCGGCCTCGTAGCCGAAGGAGAAGGTGCAGCGCTCGCCTGTGTGGACGGGGTGGCGCAGGCGCACCTCGAGGCGGGTACCCGGCGCCTCGCCGGGAAGGAAGCGCGCGGAGAGCTTGCCCTCCGCATCCCAGGCGCGG
Coding sequences within it:
- a CDS encoding HU family DNA-binding protein, whose amino-acid sequence is MNKSELVQALAARSGLNKGQAARVVDALFDVEEGLISQALRDGNKVQITGFGSFETKHRAARTGRNPRTGKEISIAASTSPAFRGGKGLKDALSTTS
- a CDS encoding thioesterase family protein — encoded protein: MTPAAPSCTVEFRARYSETDQMGIIHHANYLPWCEIGRTELIRRLWRSYADLERQGVLLAVTEVNLRYHASAKYDDLVRVVTTLAAVRSRGVSFDYEILRVDGDETKRLVSARTDLIAIDRGGTPVRLPPGLIAAFRGTE
- a CDS encoding UDP-2,3-diacylglucosamine diphosphatase → MSEKPVYVVSDTHLGAVPAETERAFRGFLDHVASEAQSLLINGDLFDFWFEYRTVILREHYRTVAKLADVVDAGVKVWFVGGNHDAWAGSFLRDEVGVELLEGPAELLLAGRRTLVAHGDGVGKGDFKYRALKAVIRHPISVGAFRILHPDLGRRIAGAASSTEHKAGNGDAAARGRAAFIRRWAEERLRADPGLQLVLAGHAHVATVEEVEPGRFYVNSGDWLHDFNYVVLPPGGGPPELRAWPKPAPRLLPEGG